The Cryptococcus decagattii chromosome 1, complete sequence genome includes a region encoding these proteins:
- a CDS encoding calcium-transporting P-type ATPase, PMR1-type, which translates to MDHRSRAPSASRRRSPPPDPTMGGLVDRPGRINPGPSHAAESPGGNGGYAYSTTLRRQVSADVFPHFPHPHRRRDPSPHIVTPYSRGQHPLTGSPRDTLALAHRDQGLLENAMALGRKLLGKKDYEERRMEEDEKRLSTERRQRETPSSIYAHKSIQETLQVFATHPTDGLANSDIAPLLARYGPNEFQVPPSDPLYLKFAKQVYENPLILLLLGSSVVSALMGQFDDAVCVVMAVTIVLTVGFVQEQRSEKSLEALNKLVPHYCHLVRNGNPLSPLANALLPGDLVTFSVGDRIPADIRLITANHLEIDESALTGETRPARKNTQVCERGEGEDTHGEGGGKALGERHCMAFMGTLVRSGNGSGIVVGTGKDTEFGVIFSMMQDVEEKRTPLQLDMDDLAKQLSIFSFIVIGFIVLIGVIQKRDWLEMFTIGVSLAVAAIPEGLPIVTTVTLALGVLRMSRRKAIVKKLPSVEALGSVSVICSDKTGTLTKNEMTVTHMYSVDELVDLTPHLDATSPYSPRRPDSQQLWISPALHKVALVGSLCNDAFKNDQGINVGQATEVALLNVLPVLKTEDQRKNFVRKSEIPFSSETKTMSVTGSLNNASDMVFFKGAVEQVVAKCRYYYVTDSSTPALDTATQKIILDRAMEVSKRGLRVIAMAYGFPGKGDDEQPNNLVFVGFEAMMDPPRNGAAHAVTALHGAGVQIVMITGDAEPTAVAIAKQLGLKVSASTSGTLNTGDPHPLFSGSSCILGSQIDQMTERELVERVSGITVYARTTPRHKMAIVKAWQMRGAVVAMTGDGVNDSPALKMADIGISMGKSGTDVAKEAADVILVDDDFASILPAVEEGKSIFYNIQNFLSFQLSTAVAALSLITLSTVFKLASPLNAMQILFINILMDGPPAQALGVDPVDKEIMRQPPRKKGGHVLSTRVIYRVLFSAAMIVLGTLWIYTVETSDGSMSRRDQTMTFTVFVFLDLVSALQNRGLTTPMFRNRMLFLTISVSFICQLALIYIPLLQHIFQTEALSARDLFMLLGLAGTSMGLHEGRRWWERKQVEAEILEKSVGAMV; encoded by the exons ATGGACCACCGCTCCCGCGCCCCCTCTGCCTCACGACGGCGCTCCCCACCACCGGACCCCACCATGGGCGGCCTCGTGGACAGGCCGGGCAGGATAAATCCAGGCCCGAGCCACGCTGCCGAGTCCCCCGGGGGCAACGGCGGCTACGCGTACTCCACCACACTCAGGCGCCAGGTCTCCGCCGACGTCTTCCCGCACTTTCCCCACCCGCACAGGCGCAGGGATCCCAGCCCGCACATTGTCACTCCGTACAGCAGGGGCCAGCATCCGCTCACTGGCAGCCCCAGAGACACGCTCGCACTCGCACACAGAGACCAGGGCCTGCTGGAAAACGCGATGGCACTCGGCAGGAAACTGCTGGGCAAAAAGGACTATGAGGAGCGGCGcatggaagaggacgagaagagaCTGTCCACAGAGAGACGGCAGCGGGAGACGCCGAGCTCGATATATGCCCACAAATCTATCCAA GAAACACTGCAGGTCTTTGCTACACATCCCACTGACGGTCTTGCCAACTCTGATATCGCTCCTCTCCTCGCTCGGTATGGACCCAATGAATTCCAAGTCCCGCCTTCAGACCCGCTGTATCTCAAGTTTGCCAAGCAGGTCTACGAGAACCCGTTGATCCTGTTGCTCCTTGGAAGCAGTGTTGTCAGTGCGCTCATGGGACAGTTTGATGATGCAGTCTGTGTAGTTATGGCAGTCACCATCGTCTTGACCG TCGGTTTTGTGCAAGAACAACGCTCAGAAAAGTCGCTTGAAGCGCTGAACAAACTTGTCCCTCATTACTGCCACCTCGTTCGAAACGGTAACCCCCTCAGCCCGCTCGCCAACGCCCTCTTACCTGGCGACCTCGTCACTTTTTCCGTCGGAGACCGCATCCCCGCCGATATCCGGCTGATTACCGCCAACCATCTCGAGATTGACGAATCTGCGTTAACCGGAGAAACACGGCCGGCAAGGAAGAACACTCAAGTCTGCGAGAGGGGCGAGGGGGAAGATACCcatggagaaggaggaggcaAGGCGTTGGGCGAGAGGCATTGTATGGCGTTCATGGGTACTTTGGTCAGAAGCG GAAACGGGTCAGGTATCGTCGTCGGCACAGGTAAAGATACCGAATTCGGTGTCATCTTCTCAATGATGCAAGACGTCGAAGAGAAGCGTACTCCGCTACAACTCGATATGGATGATCTCGCCAAGCAgctctccatcttttcctttatTGTCATTGGCTTCATCGTACTCATTGGTGTCATTCAAAAAAGAGACTGGCTGGAGATGTTCACCATCGGAG TGTCGCTTGCCGTTGCTGCCATTCCCGAGGGTCTTCCAATCGTCACCACCGTTACACTCGCCCTTGGTGTCCTGAGAATGTCAAGACGCAAGGCGATCGTCAAGAAACTGCCTAGTGTGGAAGCATTGGGAAGTGTGAGCGTGATCTGTTCCGACAAGACTG GTACATTGACCAAGAACGAGATGACAGTCACACACATGTACTCGGTTGACGAACTGGTGGATCTCACTCCTCACCTCGATGCTACCTCCCCATATAGTCCCCGCCGTCCCGATAGTCAGCAACTTTGGATATCTCCCGCTTTGCACAAAGTCGCGTTGGTAGGTAGTCTGTGCAACGACGCTTTCAAGAACGACCAAGGGATCAATGTCGGTCAAGCGACAGAGGTGGCTCTGTTGAATGTCTTGCCTGTTTTGAAAACCGAAGACCAGAGAAAG AATTTTGTCAGGAAATCCGAGATACCTTTTAGCTCGGAAACAAAGACCATGTCTGTTACCGGATCCCTCAACAACGCTTCCGACATGGTCTTTTTCAAAGGCGCCGTTGAACAAGTTGTTGCTAAATGTCGATACTACTATGTCACCGACTCCTCCACTCCCGCCCTTGACACCGCAACCCAAAAAATCATTCTGGACCGAGCTATGGAGGTTTCCAAACGCGGCCTACGAGTCATTGCCATGGCGTACGGATTTCCTGGAAAGGGCGACGACGAGCAGCCCAACAATCTCGTGTTTGTCGGTTTTGAAGCAATGATGGATCCTCCTCGAAACGGTGCCGCCCACGCCGTCACCGCCCTGCATGGCGCAGGCGTGCAAATCGTCATGATCACTGGGGATGCTGAACCCACAGCCGTCGCCATCGCCAAACAGCTCGGCTTGAAGGTATCTGCCTCCACGTCCGGTACGCTCAACACCGGCGACCCGCACCCACTTTTCTCTGGATCGAGTTGCATCCTCGGTTCGCAGATTGATCAGATGACCGAGCGGGAGCTCGTCGAGCGAGTTTCTGGCATCACTGTCTATGCCAGGACAACCCCAAGACACAAGATGGCCATTGTCAAGGCGTGGCAGATGCGAGGCGCTGTTGTTGCCATGACCGGTGATGGTGTGAACGATTCCCCGGCGTTGAAGATGGCTGATATTGGTATCTCAATGGGCAAATCGGGTACAGACGTCGCCAAGGAAGCGGCGGATGTCATTCTCGTCGATGATGATTTCGCATCCATCTTACCTGCCGTTGAGGAGGGTAAATCAATCTTTTACAATATTCAAAATTTCTTATCCTTTCAACTCTCCACTGCAGTCGCAGCACTTTCTCTCATCACCCTCTCAACAGTTTTCAAACTAGCCAGTCCTCTTAATGCCATGCAgatcctcttcatcaacatccTCATGGATGGCCCTCCCGCCCAGGCTTTGGGTGTTGACCCCGTGGATAAAGAAATTATGCGTCAACCCCCGAGGAAAAAGGGAGGTCACGTGTTGAGCACGAGAGTGATTTACAGAGTGCTTTTCTCAGCAGCAATGATCGTCCTTGGTACTTTGTGGATCTATACGGTTGAGACGAGCGATGGCAGCATGTCTCGACGGGATCAGACAATG aCTTTCACAGTGTTTGTCTTCCTCGACCTCGTATCTGCTCTTCAAAACCGTGGGCTTACCACCCCCATGTTCCGCAACCGCATGCTCTTCTTGACAATCTCAGTTTCTTTCATCTGTCAACTTGCCCTCATTTATATTCCCCTTTTACAACATATCTTCCAGACTGAGGCGCTGAGCGCGAGAGATTTGTTTATGCTGTTGGGTTTGGCTGGGACTAGCATGGGTTTGCAtgaaggaaggaggtggtggGAGAGAAAGCAAGTAGAAGCAGAGATTTTAGAGAAGAGTGTTGGAGCAATGGTGTAA
- a CDS encoding ornithine-oxo-acid transaminase, which produces MSPIASSASPLKSTKSTFSSQEVMNLEHEYSAHNYHPLPVCFEKGVGAHVWDPEGNEYLDFLSAYSAVNQGHCHPEILNTLVTQASKLTLSSRAFYSSNLGPFAKKITSMFGYDMVLPMNTGAEAVETAIKLARKWGYEKKKIPDGKAKVLSVEGNFHGRTIGIISMSTDPESRTGFGPFLENVGPRWDTGLIRYNHPEDLEKVLEKHGDEVAAFLVEPIQGEAGIFVPDDGYLGKCAEICKKYNVLLICDEIQTGLCRTGKMLCFEWDNIRPDIVILGKALSGGMYPVSCVLADKDIMLCIKPGEHGSTYGGNPLGCAVAMTALDVLVKEDLANRSLQLGEIFRSELAKLNSPLIKLIRGRGLFNGVVIDESASKKRRTAWQLCLLMKSKGLLAKPTHVNIIRFAPPLVISEEDVRKAVKIIGESLEELDTIEKIPGDEGEEHGAAIKLDD; this is translated from the exons ATGTCCCCAATCGCTTCGAGCGCTTCTCCCCTTAAGTCGACCAAGTCCACCTTCTCCAGCCAGGAGGTTATGAACCTCGAGCACGAGTACTCGGC TCACAATTATCACCCCCTTCCTGT CTGTTTCGAGAAGGGTGTGGGTGCCCACGTCTGGGACCCCGAGGGCAATGAGTACCTTGACTTCCTTTCTGCCTACTC AGCAGTTAATCAGGGCCATTGCCATCCCGAAATTT TGAACACCCTTGTCACTCAAGCCTCCAAActcaccctctcctcccgAGCTTTCTACTCCTCTAATCTTGGCCCTTTTGCTAAGAAGATTACCTCCATGTTTGGCTACGACATGGTTCTACCTATGAACACTGGTGCCGAGGCCGTTGAGACTGCTATCAAGCTCGCGCGTAAGTGGGGTtacgagaagaagaagattcCCGACGGCAAGGCCAAGGTCCTTTCTGTCGAGGGTAACTTTCACGGAAGGACTATTGGTATTATCTCTATGTCCACCGACCCGGAGTCTAGGACTGGTTTTGGTCCTTTCTTGGAAAACGTCGGCCCTAGATGGGACACCGGGTTGATCAGGTACAACCACCCCGAGGATTTGGAGAAGGTGCTCGAGAAGCACGGCGATGAAGTTGCAGCCTTCTTGGTTGAGCCCATTCAAGGTGAAGCGGG TATCTTCGTTCCTGACGATGGTTACCTTGGCAAGTGCGCTGAGATCTGCAAGAAATACAACGTTCTTTTGATCTGTGACGAGATTCAGACTGGTCTTTGCCGAACCGGTAAGATGCTCTGCTTCGAGTGGGACAACATTAGGCCGGACATTGTCATTCTTGGCAAAGCCCTTTCCGGCGGTA TGTACCCCGTCTCTTGTGTCCTCGCCGATAAGGACATTATGCTTTGCATTAAGCCCGGAGAGCACGGTTCTACCTACGGCGGTAACCCTCTTGGTTGCGCTGTCGCCATGACTGCGCTCGACGTTCTTGTCAAGGAGGATCTCGCCAACCGATCCCTCCAGCTCGGTGAAATCTTCCGGTCTGAACTTGCCAAACTCAACTCTCCTTTGATCAAGCTTATTCGTGGACGAGGATTATTCAACGGTGTGGTTATTGACGAAAGCGcgagcaagaagagaaggacagCGTGGCAGCTTTGTCTATTAATGAAAAGCAAGGGCTTGTTGGCCAAGCCTACTCACGTCAACAT TATCCGATTCGCTCCTCCACTCGTAATCAGCGAGGAGGATGTTCGCAAAGCTGTCAAAATCATCGGCGAGTCTCTTGAGGAGCTCGACACC ATTGAAAAGATTCCTGGTGATGAGGGTGAGGAGCACGGAGCTGCCATTAAGCTTGATGACTAA